Proteins found in one Hypericibacter terrae genomic segment:
- a CDS encoding tetratricopeptide repeat protein, with translation MSVALLLGLSLLAAVPAASATGVDEGLKAAQQGDYDRAVDQFRPLAEAGDPQAQFLLGLCYQQGKGVPMNPSRAASWFDKAATAGNIDAQSALGTQYLTGEGVTPDADRAYALLSQAAGAGDRRAKYGLGIIYEAGLGRDADMAKALAWYRAAADQGLIDAQFALAQIYDAGQTIPRDLHQAASWYRRAAEQGFARAQFGLATLYLHGEGVEPDRTEAYKWFSLAADGLPGGEEQELARRGQSLTASQLEPEKLAAAKRQVAAFKPQLEHRESLSLQGP, from the coding sequence TTGTCGGTCGCCTTGCTTCTCGGCCTGAGCCTGCTGGCGGCGGTGCCGGCGGCAAGCGCGACCGGCGTTGATGAAGGGCTGAAGGCGGCGCAGCAGGGGGATTACGATCGCGCCGTCGATCAATTCCGGCCGCTCGCCGAGGCGGGCGACCCGCAGGCGCAGTTTCTGCTGGGGCTCTGCTATCAGCAGGGCAAGGGCGTGCCGATGAACCCCTCGCGCGCGGCCTCATGGTTCGACAAGGCCGCGACCGCCGGCAACATCGACGCGCAATCGGCCCTGGGCACGCAGTATCTGACCGGCGAGGGTGTCACGCCCGATGCGGATCGCGCCTACGCTTTGCTGAGCCAGGCGGCGGGGGCGGGTGACCGGCGCGCCAAATATGGCCTGGGCATCATCTATGAGGCGGGCCTGGGGCGCGACGCCGACATGGCGAAGGCGCTCGCCTGGTATCGCGCGGCGGCGGATCAGGGGCTGATCGATGCTCAGTTCGCGCTGGCCCAGATCTACGATGCCGGCCAGACCATTCCGCGCGATCTTCATCAGGCGGCGTCGTGGTATCGGCGCGCTGCCGAGCAGGGATTTGCCCGTGCGCAGTTCGGCCTGGCCACCCTTTATCTTCACGGCGAAGGGGTCGAGCCCGACCGGACCGAGGCCTATAAATGGTTCTCCCTGGCGGCCGACGGATTGCCCGGCGGGGAGGAGCAGGAGTTGGCGCGGCGCGGACAATCCCTGACGGCCAGCCAGCTGGAGCCCGAGAAACTGGCTGCGGCCAAGCGCCAAGTCGCCGCTTTCAAGCCGCAACTCGAACATCGCGAATCCCTGTCGTTGCAGGGTCCTTAG
- a CDS encoding DUF1491 family protein, translated as MEERLPTEIWLTAQIRQGHAAGTPVYLLRRGEPRAGAVLVKVNLMGPGCRVLSQVRDGLGRLGWMSALGEAPATEADADAYIERAVKRDPDLWVVEVESRDGKHPFEVAGA; from the coding sequence ATGGAAGAAAGACTGCCCACGGAGATCTGGTTGACGGCGCAGATCCGTCAAGGCCATGCCGCGGGTACCCCGGTTTATCTCCTGCGCCGGGGCGAGCCGCGGGCGGGTGCCGTGCTGGTGAAGGTGAACCTGATGGGCCCCGGCTGTCGGGTGCTGTCGCAGGTGCGCGACGGGCTGGGACGGCTGGGCTGGATGAGCGCGCTGGGCGAAGCCCCGGCGACCGAGGCCGACGCCGACGCCTATATCGAGCGGGCCGTGAAGCGCGACCCCGACCTCTGGGTGGTGGAGGTCGAGAGCCGTGACGGCAAGCACCCGTTCGAGGTCGCGGGCGCCTGA
- a CDS encoding MFS transporter: MSLSSLGDRVALRPPVSPHPLVGIGAVLLGAFIVTLGGRVTTFGLNDLRGAIHAGVDEGAWITTANTVGQMLMCAPTVWLGNVLGPRRVLLAATFVLMLSSLLLPAATTLQGVLIMQFISGVAMGTFLPLTISFVVRNLPPRYLIYGIAAYAMNLELSTNISASLEGFYLDHWSWKWIFWQNAVLAVLMWVAVYIGIPRRPVDRDAARGVERFGMIYFSLAFSLFYAALDQGNRLDWLNDGLICGLLLAGGLMLLAFILQEMICKTPWLDLRIFVRSNLGLLVIMLFFLRFSILSTSYIIPQYLTTVQGYRALQVGDVLLLIALPQLLLAPLIGTALRIVDPRTTIALGFTLIGYACFSVSSSLTVEWGSDDFMPSQITQALGQSLALTSIVAYNLRLLRPQDALTFGTIIQSARLFGGEAGTSFIQTYVRVREQVHSHLLGLHVTGESGVTFERLAQYEALVRGYSAGTVDAAKRALLLLAHAVQAQSYVLAYIDGFVVIGFGTIICLGIVLFLRHAPAPR, from the coding sequence TTGTCGCTGAGCAGCCTGGGCGACCGGGTCGCGCTGAGGCCGCCGGTCAGTCCGCACCCGCTGGTCGGCATCGGTGCCGTTCTGCTGGGCGCCTTCATCGTGACGCTGGGCGGGCGCGTCACCACCTTCGGCCTCAACGATCTGCGCGGGGCCATTCACGCCGGCGTCGACGAGGGCGCCTGGATCACCACCGCCAATACCGTTGGTCAAATGCTGATGTGCGCCCCGACGGTGTGGCTGGGCAATGTGCTCGGTCCCCGCCGGGTCCTGCTGGCGGCGACCTTCGTCCTGATGCTTTCCTCCCTGCTCTTGCCGGCCGCCACGACCTTGCAGGGCGTGCTGATCATGCAATTCATCAGCGGCGTCGCGATGGGCACCTTCCTGCCGCTGACCATCAGCTTCGTGGTCCGCAACCTGCCGCCGCGATACCTCATCTATGGCATCGCCGCCTACGCGATGAATCTGGAACTCTCGACGAACATCTCGGCCTCGCTCGAGGGCTTCTATCTCGATCACTGGTCGTGGAAATGGATCTTCTGGCAGAACGCGGTGCTGGCCGTGCTGATGTGGGTCGCCGTCTACATCGGCATTCCGCGGCGGCCGGTGGATCGCGATGCGGCGCGCGGCGTCGAGCGGTTCGGGATGATCTATTTCAGCCTGGCATTCAGCCTGTTCTATGCGGCGCTCGACCAGGGGAACCGGCTGGATTGGCTGAATGACGGGTTGATCTGCGGGCTGTTGCTCGCGGGCGGGCTGATGCTCTTGGCCTTCATCCTGCAGGAGATGATCTGCAAGACGCCGTGGCTCGATCTGCGCATCTTCGTGCGCAGCAATCTGGGTCTGCTGGTGATCATGCTGTTCTTCCTGCGGTTCTCGATCCTGTCAACCTCCTACATCATTCCGCAATATCTCACCACGGTGCAAGGCTATCGCGCGCTCCAGGTCGGCGATGTCCTGCTGTTGATCGCCTTGCCGCAGCTGCTGCTGGCGCCCCTGATCGGCACGGCACTGCGCATCGTCGATCCCCGGACAACGATCGCCCTCGGCTTCACGCTGATCGGCTATGCCTGCTTCAGCGTTTCCTCCAGCTTGACAGTGGAGTGGGGCAGCGACGATTTCATGCCGTCACAGATCACCCAGGCCTTGGGCCAGTCCCTCGCCCTGACCTCGATCGTCGCCTACAATCTTCGCCTGCTCCGGCCGCAGGATGCCCTGACCTTCGGCACGATCATCCAGAGCGCAAGATTGTTCGGCGGCGAGGCCGGAACGTCCTTCATTCAGACCTATGTGCGGGTACGCGAGCAGGTCCATTCCCATCTGCTGGGCTTGCATGTCACGGGGGAATCCGGCGTCACGTTCGAGCGGCTGGCGCAGTATGAGGCCCTGGTCCGAGGTTACTCGGCCGGGACCGTCGATGCGGCCAAGCGTGCGCTGCTGTTGCTTGCCCACGCGGTGCAGGCGCAATCCTATGTGCTGGCCTACATCGACGGCTTCGTGGTGATCGGCTTCGGCACGATCATCTGCCTGGGGATCGTCCTGTTTCTCCGTCACGCGCCGGCACCCCGCTGA
- a CDS encoding HlyD family secretion protein, whose translation MSPDALQPPANDAPPPAAAKAPSRWRRWSGLPLRIFVILLAAFLVASFAIEWNWWVGSSRLQSTDDAYLQSDLAPLGSRVSGYVRSVPVTDFQKVEAGDLLVEIVDDDYRAQVAQAGANVQATQAALANLAVQKQVQQAIIDQATANVAAAQSDLTRDSLESKRQQELLASHIAGTNQLVERAMAAMQRSQAAVDLSKAQLAQQRGQLTVLDTQELQARAQLAAQQAALDLAQISLRDTRILAPNRGVVGRRQVNPGQYVTSGMTVITLVPLPDVFVLANYKETQLTHMGVGQTAVVTVDSYPGVKLTGHVLAFAPATGSQFSLLPPDNATGNFTKVVQRVPVKITIDQPNPLSDLLRPGMSVIATVDTGSPIAANPAP comes from the coding sequence ATGTCGCCCGATGCGTTGCAGCCCCCTGCGAATGATGCGCCGCCGCCCGCAGCGGCCAAGGCGCCCTCCCGGTGGCGGCGGTGGTCCGGCCTGCCGCTCCGCATTTTCGTGATCCTGCTGGCGGCCTTCCTGGTCGCGAGCTTCGCCATCGAATGGAACTGGTGGGTCGGTTCCTCCCGGCTGCAATCGACCGACGATGCCTATCTGCAATCCGACCTGGCTCCCCTGGGAAGCCGGGTCTCCGGTTATGTGCGTTCGGTTCCCGTGACGGATTTTCAGAAGGTCGAGGCCGGCGATCTCCTCGTCGAGATCGTCGATGACGATTATCGGGCCCAGGTCGCGCAGGCCGGGGCGAATGTGCAGGCGACCCAAGCCGCGCTCGCGAATCTGGCGGTTCAGAAACAGGTTCAGCAGGCCATCATCGATCAGGCCACGGCCAATGTCGCGGCGGCCCAATCCGACTTGACGCGCGACAGTCTCGAATCAAAGCGCCAGCAGGAGCTGCTCGCCAGCCATATCGCCGGCACGAACCAGCTCGTCGAGCGCGCGATGGCCGCGATGCAGCGCTCCCAGGCGGCGGTCGACCTGAGCAAAGCCCAACTGGCCCAACAGCGCGGGCAGCTGACGGTGCTTGATACCCAGGAGCTGCAGGCGCGGGCCCAGCTTGCGGCCCAGCAGGCGGCCCTCGATCTGGCGCAGATTTCGCTGCGCGACACCCGGATCCTCGCGCCCAATCGCGGCGTCGTGGGCCGCCGGCAGGTGAACCCCGGACAATATGTGACCAGCGGAATGACGGTGATCACCCTGGTTCCGCTGCCCGACGTCTTCGTGCTCGCCAACTACAAGGAAACCCAGCTCACCCATATGGGCGTCGGGCAGACAGCGGTCGTCACGGTCGATTCCTATCCGGGCGTGAAGCTCACCGGACATGTGCTGGCCTTCGCCCCCGCGACCGGCAGCCAGTTCAGCCTCCTGCCGCCCGACAATGCGACCGGCAATTTCACCAAGGTGGTGCAGCGCGTGCCGGTCAAGATCACCATCGACCAGCCCAATCCCTTGAGCGATCTGTTGCGCCCGGGCATGTCGGTCATTGCGACCGTCGACACCGGCAGCCCCATCGCCGCCAACCCCGCGCCTTAG
- a CDS encoding methyl-accepting chemotaxis protein, whose translation MLSMKIAGKMMLAATLNVAILLALAGWGYVSLDRFRSLQDIGAMSAANATVATASAGDGAELYRIIADAEINRELDTTRKDWAERKKNVEVNFTSMTAVAQSDEEKALLQQSQTAYRDLIALFETKMMPALEATTEMTPEIRDMDGQIDEVVSRMADPIYKVRDIEIANAKAADAESDSRGRTSSMISLILSIVGVLLNLVVSFLLVRGISRPVIGMTSAMSSLASGDKTVAIPGTERADEIGAMSQAVQVFKDKMIEADRLRAEQEEAKKTAETRRKADMLKMANDFELAVGGVVKTLASAATELQAAAETMQGSAEEASKQSQAVAAGAQEATANVQTVAAAAEELSASVQEITRQVSESTRVANSAVAEAEQTNSQVKVLDEAAKKISDVVGLINDIASQTNLLALNATIEAARAGEAGKGFAVVASEVKTLANQTAKATEDISAQITGIQQAAQGSVQAIASIGKTIASINTIATTISAAVEEQSASTQEIARNVQQAAQGTNDVSSNIAHVSKAADDTGAAASQVLGSARDLSKQSETLRSELDRFLGAIRAA comes from the coding sequence ATGCTCAGCATGAAAATCGCCGGCAAGATGATGCTGGCGGCTACGCTCAATGTCGCGATCCTTCTTGCCCTCGCCGGTTGGGGCTATGTCTCTTTGGATCGCTTCCGCAGCTTGCAGGATATCGGCGCCATGAGTGCGGCGAACGCGACGGTCGCGACGGCTTCGGCCGGCGACGGCGCGGAACTCTATCGCATCATTGCCGACGCCGAGATCAACCGGGAACTCGATACCACCCGCAAGGATTGGGCGGAAAGGAAGAAGAACGTCGAGGTCAACTTCACGAGCATGACGGCCGTGGCGCAGAGCGACGAGGAAAAGGCCCTGCTGCAGCAATCGCAGACCGCATATCGGGATCTGATCGCATTGTTCGAGACCAAGATGATGCCGGCGCTCGAGGCGACGACGGAGATGACCCCCGAGATCCGCGACATGGACGGTCAGATCGACGAGGTCGTGAGCCGCATGGCCGATCCGATATACAAAGTCCGCGACATCGAGATCGCCAATGCCAAGGCTGCGGATGCGGAATCCGATTCCAGGGGCCGGACCAGCAGCATGATCAGCCTGATCCTGTCGATCGTGGGCGTCCTGCTCAATCTGGTGGTTTCCTTCCTGCTGGTGCGCGGCATCTCCCGCCCCGTGATCGGCATGACGAGCGCCATGTCGAGCCTCGCTTCGGGCGACAAGACCGTCGCCATACCCGGCACCGAACGTGCCGACGAGATCGGTGCGATGTCGCAGGCGGTGCAGGTGTTCAAGGACAAGATGATCGAGGCCGATCGCCTGCGTGCCGAGCAGGAAGAGGCCAAGAAGACCGCCGAGACCCGGCGCAAGGCCGACATGCTGAAAATGGCCAACGATTTCGAATTGGCCGTCGGCGGCGTGGTCAAGACGCTGGCCTCCGCCGCGACCGAGCTGCAGGCGGCGGCAGAGACGATGCAGGGCTCGGCCGAGGAGGCTTCCAAGCAGTCGCAGGCGGTTGCCGCCGGCGCCCAGGAAGCGACGGCCAATGTCCAGACCGTGGCGGCCGCGGCCGAGGAACTCTCGGCCTCGGTCCAGGAGATTACCCGCCAGGTCTCGGAATCGACGCGGGTCGCCAACTCGGCGGTTGCCGAAGCCGAGCAGACCAACAGCCAGGTCAAGGTGCTCGACGAGGCCGCGAAGAAGATCAGCGACGTGGTCGGGCTGATCAACGACATCGCCAGCCAGACCAACCTCCTGGCGCTCAATGCCACGATCGAAGCGGCGCGCGCCGGCGAAGCCGGCAAGGGCTTCGCCGTCGTGGCCTCCGAGGTCAAGACCCTCGCCAATCAGACGGCGAAGGCGACCGAGGATATCTCGGCTCAGATCACGGGCATCCAGCAGGCGGCCCAGGGCTCGGTGCAGGCGATCGCCAGCATCGGCAAGACGATCGCTTCCATCAACACCATCGCCACCACCATCTCGGCGGCGGTGGAAGAGCAGTCGGCTTCCACCCAGGAAATCGCCCGCAACGTGCAGCAGGCGGCCCAGGGCACCAACGACGTGTCGTCGAACATCGCGCATGTCAGCAAGGCTGCCGACGATACCGGCGCCGCGGCCAGCCAGGTTCTGGGGTCGGCGCGCGATCTGTCGAAGCAGTCGGAGACCCTGCGTTCGGAGCTCGATCGCTTCCTCGGCGCCATCCGCGCGGCTTAA
- a CDS encoding lysozyme, producing the protein MTAAMKLGPRGLALIKSFEQCRLTAYLDARAKDPRWTIGWGHTGPEVVAGLVWTQAQADAALVADLARFEADVTSLVRRDTRPSEFDALVSFAFNVGSDIDADTKPEGLGDSTLLYLHNQGLRLRAAREFPNWDRAGGAELRGLLRRRFAEAALYLED; encoded by the coding sequence GTGACGGCGGCGATGAAGCTCGGGCCGCGCGGCCTCGCCCTGATCAAGTCGTTCGAGCAATGCCGGCTGACGGCCTATCTCGATGCCCGCGCCAAGGATCCCCGCTGGACCATCGGCTGGGGCCATACCGGGCCGGAGGTCGTGGCGGGCTTGGTCTGGACCCAGGCGCAGGCCGACGCGGCGCTGGTGGCCGACCTGGCGCGTTTCGAGGCCGACGTGACAAGCCTGGTGCGGCGCGACACGCGGCCCAGCGAGTTCGACGCGCTGGTGTCGTTCGCCTTCAATGTCGGGAGCGATATCGACGCCGATACCAAGCCCGAAGGGCTCGGCGATTCGACGCTGCTCTACCTGCACAACCAGGGGCTCCGGCTGCGGGCCGCCCGGGAATTCCCGAACTGGGACCGGGCCGGCGGCGCCGAGCTGCGCGGCCTGCTGCGCCGGCGCTTCGCCGAGGCCGCCCTCTATCTCGAGGATTGA